A stretch of Lactuca sativa cultivar Salinas chromosome 6, Lsat_Salinas_v11, whole genome shotgun sequence DNA encodes these proteins:
- the LOC111880285 gene encoding probable splicing factor 3A subunit 1: MLGSLPILPLPAPPSDGNLGPLPPSQVQDEPMPEAEDDQNKSNSAPASIATHTRTIGIIHPPPDIRIIVDKTAGFVAKNGPEFEKRIIISNAANPKFNFLNGSDPYHAYYQHRLSEFRSQNQNPAQQSDAPPPETTPSSAPADGDAPEKTDPSAKFRPVRKILDPPEAEQYSIRLPEGITGEELDIIKLTAQFVARNGKSFLTGLTSRENNNPQFHFLKPTHSMFMFFTSLADAYSKVLMPPKGLPEKLKKSVADMTTVLERGLHRLEWEQSQEQARQKAEDEIEQERLLMSMIDWHDFVVVETIDFADDEDDDLPPPMTLEEVIRRSKMAAAVEEEEEVMEPGKEVEMEMDEEEVQLVQEGMRAASLEENGDDGNGNGKEVVAARVRVVAEENEPPMRIVKNWKRPEDRIPAERNPTKFVVSPITGELIPVSEMSEHMRISLIDPKYKEQKERMFAKIRETTLAQDDEISKNIVGLARTRPDIFGTTEEEVSNAVKQEIEKKNDEQQPKQVIWDGHTGSIGRTATQAMSQNADDLLDDGRNLPGPAAPPPRPGVPSVRPLPPPPGLALNMPRVPPGAVQYAGVPPPVRPPTMVMPQRQVPPPPAMQMGYGQQGYMNRPPLPVNPASIPVPLPPGSQFTPLPPRPFMTQHGMVMAPPLPMPQGMLPPPPPEEAPPPLPEEPEPKKQRLDDSFLVPEDQFLAQHPGPIRIAVSVPNLDEGNLKGQILEITIQSLSETVGSLKEKIAGDIQLPANKQKLSGKAGFLKDNLSLAYYNVGGGEMLSLSLRERGGRKR; this comes from the exons ATGTTGGGCTCATTGCCGATTTTGCCCCTCCCGGCACCACCTTCCGATGGCAATCTGGGCCCACTTCCGCCATCCCAAGTACAAGATGAGCCTATGCCAGAGGCTGAGGATGACCAGAATAAGTCCAATTCCGCCCCTGCATCAATCGCCACACACACCAGAACAATCGGAATCATACATCCACCACCAGACATCCGGATAATTGTGGACAAAACCGCCGGTTTTGTGGCAAAAAATGGACCAGAATTTGAAAAAAGAATCATCATTAGCAATGCAGCAAATCCCAAATTCAATTTCTTGAATGGTTCTGATCCCTATCATGCTTACTACCAACATCGCCTTTCAGAATTCCGTTCACAGAATCAAAATCCGGCACAACAATCCGACGCGCCGCCACCGGAAACCACTCCGTCTTCCGCTCCGGCGGACGGTGATGCACCGGAGAAGACTGACCCGTCGGCAAAATTTCGACCCGTTCGGAAAATTCTCGACCCGCCGGAGGCTGAGCAGTACTCAATCCGGCTGCCGGAAGGGATCACCGGGGAGGAGTTGGATATAATCAAACTCACTGCCCAATTTGTAGCAAGAAATGGGAAATCTTTTTTGACAGGATTAACGAGTCGTGAAAATAACAATCCTCAATTCCATTTTCTGAAGCCGACTCATAGTATGTTTATGTTCTTTACATCACTGGCAGATGCCTACTCGAAAGTCCTAATGCCGCCCAAAGGGTTGCCGGAAAAGCTAAAAAAAAGTGTTGCGGACATGACCACGGTGCTCGAACGTGGGTTGCACCGCCTCGAATGGGAGCAGTCTCAAGAACAGGCGAGACAGAAAGCCGAAGATGAAATTGAGCAAGAAAGATTGTTAATGTCCATGATCGATTGGCATGATTTTGTAGTGGTGGAAACTATTGATTTTGCagatgatgaggatgatgattTGCCGCCTCCGATGACTCTCGAGGAGGTTATAAGGAGGAGCAAGATGGCGGCAGCGgtggaggaagaggaggaggtgATGGAGCCCGGGAAGGAAGTTGAAATGGAAATGGATGAAGAGGAAGTACAACTTGTTCAAGAGGGTATGCGGGCGGCAAGTTTGGAAGAGAATGGTGATGATGGAAACGGAAATGGAAAGGAGGTGGTTGCTGCCAGGGTGAGGGTGGTGGCGGAGGAAAACGAGCCGCCAATGAGGATCGTGAAGAACTGGAAGCGGCCGGAGGATAGGATTCCGGCGGAGCGAAATCCGACTAAGTTCGTGGTTTCTCCGATCACAGGAGAATTAATTCCGGTCAGTGAGATGTCGGAGCATATGCGAATCTCTCTTATTGATCCGAAATATAAAGAACAAAAAGAGAGAATGTTTGCAAAGATTCGGGAGACAACACTTGCTCAAGATGATGAAATTTCTAAAAATATTGTGGGGCTTGCCCGAACCCGCCCGGATATTTTCGGGACAACCGAGGAAGAGGTGTCAAACGCGGTCAAACAAGAgattgagaaaaagaatgatgAGCAGCAGCCAAAACAAGTGATTTGGGATGGACACACCGGAAGTATTGGCCGGACTGCAACTCAGGCCATGTCCCAGAATGCCGATGATCTACTTGATGATGGCCGGAATCTTCCGGGTCCTGCTGCTCCTCCTCCACGGCCTGGTGTTCCCTCGGTTCGCCCGCTTCCTCCACCGCCTGGGCTCGCCTTGAATATGCCTCGTGTCCCCCCTGGTGCCGTGCAGTACGCAGGTGTCCCGCCGCCAGTGAGGCCGCCCACGATGGTTATGCCGCAAAGACAGGTGCCGCCTCCGCCGGCGATGCAAATGGGTTATGGTCAGCAGGGTTATATGAACCGGCCGCCGCTTCCGGTTAATCCGGCTAGTATTCCGGTGCCGCTGCCACCGGGATCTCAGTTTACACCGCTGCCACCGCGTCCTTTTATGACCCAGCATGGGATGGTTATGGCTCCTCCACTGCCTATGCCTCAAGGAATGCTGCCGCCGCCGCCACCGGAGGAAGCTCCTCCTCCACTTCCTGAAGAACCTGAGCCGAAGAAGCAAAGACTTGATGATTCTTTTCTTGTCCCTGAGGATCAGTTCTTGGCTCAACATCCG ggACCTATTCGTATTGCTGTATCGGTGCCAAATCTTGATGAAGGAAATCTGAAAGGACAAATACTTGAGATAACGATTCAGTCATTGTCGGAGACAGTTGGGAGTTTGAAAGAGAAAATTGCTGGAGACATTCAGCTGCCAGCAAACAAACAGAAACTGAGTGGGAAGGCAGGGTTTTTAAAGGACAATTTGTCTCTTGCGTATTACAATGTTGGTGGAGGCGAAATGCTTTCTCTGTCTTTAAGAGAACGTGGTGGGCGGAAAAGGTAA